The Vibrio sp. 16 genome segment GGACGGTAGGGTGATGGGATAACTTGCTCAAATACGCCGAGAGATGAGTATACGCCATCGGTGATCGTTTAGCGGGAAGTGACCACTCAGCCAACATAAACAAGAAGAAGTCACATGCCGACAAACGCTCACCGAGCAAATATTCATGAGTTTCCAACTGGGCATCAATAATTGCCAACGCGTCTGAAATACGTGCATCTTGAGCTTCAATGATACTTGGGATTGCCGTTTCATCCGTAGTGTGGCGATGGGGATAGTAACGGACCATCAGCTCAGCTTGCAGCGTGTTATTAAGAAACGCTAACCACTGAAAGAACAAAGGACGAAGCGGGTCACCGATGGCAGGCATTAACCTTGACTCTGGGTGCTGCTCACAAAGGTGGATGCAGATTGCAGGGCTTTCAAATATTGGTAGCCCTGAATCAACTAGAGTCGGGATTCTTCCCGCAGGATTGAGCTTTAAATACTCCGCCGATTTTTGCCCGTTGGACTTTTTATCCACCAGCACCAGTTCGTATTGAGCCCCCATGTGGTGAAGTAGAAAGTGTGGTGCCAAACTGGCGTTATTCGGATAGTAATAGAGAGTGTACATAGGTGATATCAATCCTTGTCTTTTTGGTCTCCTCGACCTGTTAAACCGTTATTTCGATTCGATTGCCATCTGGATCAAGTACAACGCTGCCAATACTGACCTTAATCCTATTGGTTGCTTTTACTCTTTATCTTGGGGCTCATTGACAAAAACTTTCTTCTTAAAATGAGGATTGTCTACCGAGACCTCGAGTTGCACGATACTGTCGAGTAAAACGTAGCTCGCTCCATTCAGCGTCTCCAGCAGCACGCATTCTTCCTTGTTATCATTGCGAACCGTATCAATGGCCGTGCCTTGAACCTTGTCTCCGGATTTTAAGGTCAGCACGACAGGGTAACGAAACATGCAAACTATCTCGATATAATCATAATCACTGCAACTGATCATTCTGCCCTCCTTAATTTCAGGCTAAAACATATACCCTAGCCAATCTACATGACCGGAAGGCCATGGTTTTTCTCTCATTGGTTTCACATAAAGTTCATCTAGTTCTTCAACCGCCACACCATAGTTTCGATGCTGATGAATTCTCAACCAAGACTGCGTAGCGGTAATCTGTTGGTAACCACTAGCCAAATAGAACTCTTTTAAGTCAGAGATAAGAATAACGAAATCAACTTGTTTGGTGCGCGCAAATTGCTCGACACTTTGCAACATTTGACGACCAATTCCTTGTCCCCTTGCGTTTTTCTCAACGCAAAAATCAATGACACCCAGAACTTTTAAGGGCTGCCCATCAACACTGATAACCCGATAATCTAACCCCATATAGCCAATCAACTCGCCACCTTTCATCTCAAGTACCCTTACATGGGGAAGCTGCTTCAAGTAAGACGATGTGGCTTGGTGTTCAACAAACGAATCATTTCTCAGTTGGCGGATAAGATGATGCTGTTCAGGTGTCACGTCCAACTCATGAATAAAGTCCATATCTATTCCTAATCGTTAATCGTTAAACTAGGAAATCAATAACTTTGTATGTTCCTAGTATTGTTTTTGAATTGAAGTGCGGGAAACATAATACAAAAAGTCGCAAAGCCAAGAACTTGTTGCCCATCAAGAAAAACAAAACGAGCACATTCACAAAAATGGAATTGATCAGTGAGCAATAATTCGCCATATTGATGTCAATGTTTCCCGAATAGTGCAAGGAACACATGGACTATTTTCTAGCGGTCGTGCTGTTTGCCATCTCTTCTTCAGTAACGCCTGGTCCAAACAATATTATGGTGATGGCATCGGGCGTCAATTTTGGAATTAAGAAGAGTTTACCTTTGCTGACTGGTATCTGCGTCGGCTTTTCAGTCATGCTGTTATTGGTTGGACTTGGGTTTTCTCAATTATTCGAACTCTTTCCTAGCTTACATTTCGTCATCAAGTGCACTGGCACTGCATACCTGCTTTACCTAGCCTTTCTGATTGCTCGCTCTACTGGTGATATAAAAGGTGAACAACAAGCGCAGCCTCTGTCATTTACTAAAGGGGCTCTCTTTCAATGGGTCAACGCCAAAGCATGGGTTGTTGCGACTGGTGCAATCGCCGCATTTACCAGTGTCGGAGCAGATTTTGTGGCGCAAAATACACTTATTGCCGCCACTTTTTTTGTCGTCTCTTTCCCTTGTGTCGGGGTTTGGCTCGCGTTTGGTTCTTTGCTTAAAAAATGGCTAAACAAGGCTGAACAACGTCAACGATTCAACTGGTTTATGTCTGCGTTGTTAGTTGTCTCTGTACTGCCAGTGATACGAGAAATTTTCCTTCACGTGTCGCCAATGAGTTGACGTACTTCTCTACCTGTAGAGTCTTACGAGCGCCTTCTGATAATACTCCGCATAGTCACATCACCCACCATGTACACTCACTTCTCGCCCGTGAGTTCTAAGATAAAACTGGCGCTCCCGAATATAGAGATAAAGAGGCAAACCTAATGAAACACCGACAGCCAATGTGCCCAAGATGGGATAGATCACTCCCTTAACTTGATTCGTTTTACTGTCTGTGGCGATGAAGGTTAACAAGCACAACGCAGCGACCACAACGTCTAGCCATGCAAATATACTGATGGGGTTCGCTGCCGCTTGCTCTAGCAACAAGCCAATATTCAAGCCGTTCTCCAACAACCACGGCAACAGTGCCCCATATGGGATGGCTATACCTAGCACACTGAACATCAAATATACATGTCTCATCAACACTCCTTGTTCACAATTGTTTTCAACGATTTTGCTTCCAATCGCTTCTCAATATCGCAAAAACAACCGTATCCCACCAACGCTGCTTAAAAAAGCGATTTTCTCTGAAATGAGCCTCCTGCTTCATTCCCAACGAGCGACAAAGTCGAATCGCCCCATGATTGAGACTGATTGTTTCCGCGTAAACACGGTGAATATCCAGCTCAGAAAAACCAAAATTAACGAGGGCATAAGCCGCTTCTCGAATAAGCCCCGCTCCTTGATAGTCACGAGATAAACCACACCCTATTGAGGCTTGGTTGTCATTTTCGACTCTCAAGCAGACCGTTCCGATAAACTGTCCATCAGCCTTGTGTTCAATCGCAAGTTGATAAGACGTTCTAGGATGCTCTTTCGCTTGGGCAACAAACAATTTGGTTAACTCTTGATACTTCGAAGGAGAACAATCCGCTTCACTGTAAAATCGCTGATACTTCTCATCCTGTGAGATAGCGACAAATGCAGCCTCATCGGTGTCCTGCATATCCCTGATAATCAAATGTTCCGTTTCTAGTCTAAACACTACTCTTCCCTGATATTTAATTTGCTGAGCTGTTCCCATGCGTATTCTCGCAACACGCGCGCATTGTCTGCAACCTTTGGGTCACCGCATTGCTCTCCTCGATAGTGAATGAGTGGGCTGGAATAAATAGGGATAATCCTCTCCTCGTAACTCATTACCGTACCTGCATTTGTGCATGTATAAGCTCTTGCATAGCGTTTTAACTTGTCATGAAACCTCTTCTCTACCGCAAGCTTCAACGTCCCTTCCATACTCGGGAAGGGCCAAGTATCTTTGTGCTGCGCCCAGGCGAGGTGACCAAACTCATGTTCTAATACGTGAACCTTTGCAACATCAGACAGCAATACACTTCGGCTACCGTCGTTGTTCAAGTCAGCGATTCCGGTTGTGCCATCATCGAATACTGTGTGTTCATCTCCAATGACGATGACATAGTAATGGTGTATATCTAAGTCGTGCTGAACCATTTTGTCTGCGCCAACCGCGTCGAGCAGTCGGTAGTAAATACCGTATTCGTCTTCCTGACCCGATAAATTGAGATCCACCGACACCATTGCGTCGAGTGTTCTACGCATCGGAATACAAGAATTATCGAGCACCTGATTCGCGTACTCGATCGCGGCGGTTAAGCGGTTTTGAAGTTTTGGAGTAAACGCACTCCGATCAACGTAAAAAGTGATGGTCGTATTCAATCGTTCAGTGATGTCGCATTTGGGAAGTTCGAGCTCGTCAAGCAAGAGCTCAGTTCTGTCAGGTCGGTAGGCGAACAAGAAAAGCATCGCTAAAACGCTCACAAATACCCATTTCGTTTTACTACTCATTTGAGATGATATCTGCCTTATGGGCTATGACTTGAATGTCTGCCCATTCCTATCCAAATCAATAGAGCCTCAAATAGAAGTGTGTTGATGTGGATTTAAATGAACAAATAGCCTCTGACTGAGGCTATTTGGTGTTTAGTGAGCTGTTAGGCTTTTTACCACCAAGACTTGAG includes the following:
- a CDS encoding GNAT family N-acetyltransferase: MDFIHELDVTPEQHHLIRQLRNDSFVEHQATSSYLKQLPHVRVLEMKGGELIGYMGLDYRVISVDGQPLKVLGVIDFCVEKNARGQGIGRQMLQSVEQFARTKQVDFVILISDLKEFYLASGYQQITATQSWLRIHQHRNYGVAVEELDELYVKPMREKPWPSGHVDWLGYMF
- a CDS encoding Rho-binding antiterminator: MISCSDYDYIEIVCMFRYPVVLTLKSGDKVQGTAIDTVRNDNKEECVLLETLNGASYVLLDSIVQLEVSVDNPHFKKKVFVNEPQDKE
- a CDS encoding DUF2834 domain-containing protein, whose translation is MRHVYLMFSVLGIAIPYGALLPWLLENGLNIGLLLEQAAANPISIFAWLDVVVAALCLLTFIATDSKTNQVKGVIYPILGTLAVGVSLGLPLYLYIRERQFYLRTHGREVSVHGG
- a CDS encoding LysE family translocator, with product MDYFLAVVLFAISSSVTPGPNNIMVMASGVNFGIKKSLPLLTGICVGFSVMLLLVGLGFSQLFELFPSLHFVIKCTGTAYLLYLAFLIARSTGDIKGEQQAQPLSFTKGALFQWVNAKAWVVATGAIAAFTSVGADFVAQNTLIAATFFVVSFPCVGVWLAFGSLLKKWLNKAEQRQRFNWFMSALLVVSVLPVIREIFLHVSPMS
- a CDS encoding glutathione S-transferase family protein; translated protein: MYTLYYYPNNASLAPHFLLHHMGAQYELVLVDKKSNGQKSAEYLKLNPAGRIPTLVDSGLPIFESPAICIHLCEQHPESRLMPAIGDPLRPLFFQWLAFLNNTLQAELMVRYYPHRHTTDETAIPSIIEAQDARISDALAIIDAQLETHEYLLGERLSACDFFLFMLAEWSLPAKRSPMAYTHLSAYLSKLSHHPTVQAVCEIEQIDLTPFQR
- a CDS encoding GNAT family N-acetyltransferase: MFRLETEHLIIRDMQDTDEAAFVAISQDEKYQRFYSEADCSPSKYQELTKLFVAQAKEHPRTSYQLAIEHKADGQFIGTVCLRVENDNQASIGCGLSRDYQGAGLIREAAYALVNFGFSELDIHRVYAETISLNHGAIRLCRSLGMKQEAHFRENRFFKQRWWDTVVFAILRSDWKQNR